CCAACTCCGTGGTGTTTTAAGCCAACAAGACTTCGGATTTCCGACATATTTCCTTTAAGGACCGTAGGGCTGTAGTCTAAAAGATCTTTAACTAAGCTCTTACGAATGGATGAAGCTGTTAAGCCAACCGCATCTACTACCATCGGGAGAGAAGATTGATTTGCATACGAAGCTGCCATACGGATTGCTTTTTCCTTCTCAGCAGACAAATGCCCCAAATTGATGAAGAGAGCCTGGCTCTGTTTGGTAAAATCAAGAACCTCACGGGGGTCATCTGCCATAACAGGTTTACATCCCAGAGCCAAAATCCCATTTGCCAGCATCTCACAAGAAATCTCATTGGTAATGCAGTGAATGAGGGAAGTCGTTTCCAGAGGAAAGGGATTTGTCAATTTCTGCATCAGTCTATCCTTTCAGCAAAGAAATATCCCTGCACTTTTTTAAAGAATTCCTGCTTGATTAAAAATCGAAAGGCAATAAAGGAAATCGCTGTACCAATCAAGGTTGCTCCGAAAAATCGAGGAGTGTAGATAAACCAGCTGAGCTTAGCAGCTGATCCTGTAAAAAGTACCATAACAGGATAAGAAACAATAGAACCAATAATACCTGTTCCCAAAATTTCTCCCAAGGCAGAAAAATAAAATTTTCGACCATACTTATAAAAGAGACCTGCAAGGAGGGCTCCAAAAGTCGCTCCTGTGAGAGCTAAAGGCGGAATCCCTTGAGTCGTCATGCGGATAAAGGCTGTGACTGTAGCCATAGCCAAAGCATAAACAGGTCCCATCATGATTCCTGCTAGAATATTGACTACACTGGACATCGGTGCCATTCCCTCAATCCGAAAGATAGGCGTAAGGACTACATCAAGGGCAATCATCATGGATAAAATGGTTAATTTGTGAACTTGCAATTGGTGCTTTCTCATGTTTCTATTCTTCTCCTTTTTCCAAAGAGTGTAAATCACTCTTCCATGTCTGGTGTTGGTAGGCCATTTGCCAAAACTTGGATTCCATGTGAACACTGATGTGGAAGGCATCTAGCATTTTTTTCTTGTCTGTCTCATCACTTTCGCGATAGAGTTGATTGACCAGGGCTCCCTCCTCTCTGATCTGCTGCTCTAACTCATCCGTAATATAAGTTTCAATCCATTGTTGATAGAGAGGATTTGGTGACGGTTTAAGATTAAGTGATTTGCCTATATCATGGTATAACCAAGGACAAGGCAACAAACTTGCAAAGGCAATGCCCAAGTTTGGCTCTGCAAATTGCCGATAAATGTGAGAAATGTAATGATAGCAGGTTGGAGCGATTGGATGTTGCTCCATTTCCTGATCGCTGATTTCCAATTCCTTGAAAAATTGTTGGCGGATAAATAACTCACCCTCCACTAGACTCTGAGCATTTTGTTTCAAGAGTCTTTTCATCTCTTGGTTTGAAGTCTTATCAGCCAAAAGGTGATAGATTTCTGAGAAAGCATTCAGATAGTAGGCATCCTGAATCAGGTAATAGCGGAAAATGGACGGGTCTAAATTTCCCTCTTGTAATTGTAAAATAAAGGGATGATGAAAAGAAGCCTGCCAAGCTTCCTTGGATAATTCCATCGCAATATCTGTAAATTCCATAATAACTCCTTTATAAAAATAGACTGGTTTGAAGCAATAAAAAGAAAAGCAGGTAGATGAATATTGTCCTTTTAGGAATATAAAAAGTCCGATAGCTATTCTTCAACTGTGCATGTTCGTCATATCCATGCGCCGACAGAGCTCTCAGATAAAGATGACGCCACCTAAAGACTGTCATCAGAATCTTGCTGTAAATCAAGGGAGACCAAATATGCAGTTCTTGACCGCGTAATAAGCACGCTTCCTTGAGGGACTTGATTTCTTGCTGAATAAGGGGGAAGGAATTGAATACCACAATCAAGGCATAGGCCCAAGAGCGTGATAACCCCTTTTGAGCCAAGTACAAGAGAAACTCTTTTAGGGAAATAGAGGAAACAAAGACAAGACCAATACAAACGGTCACAAAGGCCCTCGTTCCAAGCATGACTGCCTGCGAAGCATCTCCATGTAACTGAACTGCCCAGTAGTTGGCCAAAGATGGCAAAATGGCGAGTAGAATCATCCAAGCCAACATCTTAAATCGACGGTAATAGAGCATAAAGAGAATACAAAATGCAACTACTGAGAGATTAAGAGCAATAGAAGGAATAAAAGATGTTTCCAAGGATAAAATCAGCAAGAAGAGACTGATAATCGGTGTCTGGGTTGCTACTTTAACCATACTATCTCACCTCCCTTTGAGCATTGCTACTCTGAGATGTGAGTGGTTTGGTAATTGTCACTTCTTTCACATGACTGAGCCCCTGACTAGTCATCTCAATCCAATAATCAACCACAGAGATCAAAGGATCTAAACGATGGCTAATGATCATAAAACTTCTTCCTTGATTTCTCTCCTCCAGAATCCATTGACAAAAATAATAGCAAGCTCTATCATCCAAACCTGCAAAAGGTTCATCCAGCAAGATCACAGAAGCCTTGCTGGTCAAAATGGTCAAGAGCTGAAGAATCTTTTGCTGGCCACCACTTAATTGATAGGGACTCTTATCAAGCGCTTGCTCCAGATCAAAATACCGTAAAGCTTGAAGAATACGCTGATTTCTTTCAGAATCAGGTCCATCTAATTGAAGTTCCTCTCGCAGACTGACTCGAATAAACTGC
Above is a genomic segment from Streptococcus mitis containing:
- a CDS encoding hydroxyethylthiazole kinase, giving the protein MQKLTNPFPLETTSLIHCITNEISCEMLANGILALGCKPVMADDPREVLDFTKQSQALFINLGHLSAEKEKAIRMAASYANQSSLPMVVDAVGLTASSIRKSLVKDLLDYSPTVLKGNMSEIRSLVGLKHHGVGVDASAKDQEIEDLLQVLKDWCQTYPGMSFLVTGPKDLIVSDNQVAVLENGCAELDWITGTGDLVGALTAVFLGQGKTGFEASCLAVSYLNISAERIVVQGMGLEEFRYQVLNQLSLLKRDENWLEAIKGDVYE
- a CDS encoding thiaminase II yields the protein MEFTDIAMELSKEAWQASFHHPFILQLQEGNLDPSIFRYYLIQDAYYLNAFSEIYHLLADKTSNQEMKRLLKQNAQSLVEGELFIRQQFFKELEISDQEMEQHPIAPTCYHYISHIYRQFAEPNLGIAFASLLPCPWLYHDIGKSLNLKPSPNPLYQQWIETYITDELEQQIREEGALVNQLYRESDETDKKKMLDAFHISVHMESKFWQMAYQHQTWKSDLHSLEKGEE
- a CDS encoding energy coupling factor transporter S component ThiW; translated protein: MRKHQLQVHKLTILSMMIALDVVLTPIFRIEGMAPMSSVVNILAGIMMGPVYALAMATVTAFIRMTTQGIPPLALTGATFGALLAGLFYKYGRKFYFSALGEILGTGIIGSIVSYPVMVLFTGSAAKLSWFIYTPRFFGATLIGTAISFIAFRFLIKQEFFKKVQGYFFAERID
- a CDS encoding cobalt ABC transporter permease, which translates into the protein MVKVATQTPIISLFLLILSLETSFIPSIALNLSVVAFCILFMLYYRRFKMLAWMILLAILPSLANYWAVQLHGDASQAVMLGTRAFVTVCIGLVFVSSISLKEFLLYLAQKGLSRSWAYALIVVFNSFPLIQQEIKSLKEACLLRGQELHIWSPLIYSKILMTVFRWRHLYLRALSAHGYDEHAQLKNSYRTFYIPKRTIFIYLLFFLLLQTSLFL